The following are encoded in a window of Caldicellulosiruptor danielii genomic DNA:
- a CDS encoding nucleoside recognition domain-containing protein, producing MIKVISDLIIVSFIVFVFIFSIFHSNDSFKSFVEGVKDGIRISIRIFPNVFTLILAVELFTRTEALNVLVKLIGPILNQLGIFKEALGLLVIKPFSSSASYAVLKDIFSRYGPDSQIGIYSSIICASTETLFYVITTYLAQTKVKRTRYLIPVAVAVDFVVLLTAAFLVKSSFR from the coding sequence ATGATAAAAGTAATTTCTGATTTAATAATAGTATCTTTTATTGTCTTTGTCTTTATCTTTTCAATATTTCACTCAAATGACAGTTTCAAAAGCTTTGTTGAAGGTGTAAAAGACGGTATTAGAATTTCAATCAGGATATTTCCCAATGTCTTTACTCTAATTTTGGCAGTTGAACTGTTTACAAGAACAGAGGCACTAAATGTTCTTGTAAAACTAATTGGTCCTATTTTAAACCAGCTTGGAATATTTAAAGAAGCGCTCGGACTTTTAGTAATAAAACCATTTTCGTCGAGTGCTTCTTATGCAGTACTAAAAGACATCTTCTCAAGATATGGTCCAGATTCACAAATTGGAATATACTCTTCCATCATCTGTGCATCAACAGAAACACTTTTTTATGTTATAACAACATACCTTGCACAAACAAAAGTAAAAAGAACAAGGTATTTGATTCCTGTAGCGGTTGCAGTAGATTTTGTTGTGCTACTTACAGCAGCGTTTTTAGTGAAAAGCAGTTTTAGATAA
- a CDS encoding class II aldolase/adducin family protein, with protein MQDIKSLKSQICRIGRIMYERGYISGPDGNISVRVDKDKILTTPSGVSKGFLHEDMLVLIDMEGKILEKTDYKPSSEIKMHLKVYQEREDIGACVHAHSPYATTFAVLRKPLDKPILAESVFIFGGYIPVAPFATPSTVEVPESIAPFIKDYDAVLLSNHGVLTYDKDLEMAFYKLEIVEFWAKTLFLSSQIGTPQVLSHEEIQKVLSLRKSK; from the coding sequence ATGCAGGATATAAAAAGCCTCAAATCTCAGATATGCAGGATTGGAAGAATCATGTATGAAAGAGGGTATATAAGCGGACCTGATGGAAACATCTCTGTGAGAGTGGACAAGGATAAAATTCTTACAACACCCTCTGGTGTATCAAAAGGTTTTTTACATGAAGACATGCTGGTTTTAATTGATATGGAAGGCAAAATTCTTGAAAAGACAGATTACAAGCCATCGTCTGAGATAAAGATGCACCTCAAAGTTTATCAAGAAAGAGAGGACATAGGCGCCTGTGTCCATGCACACTCACCTTATGCAACAACATTTGCAGTGTTAAGAAAACCTTTGGACAAGCCAATTTTAGCAGAATCAGTTTTCATCTTTGGTGGGTATATCCCTGTTGCGCCGTTTGCAACACCTTCAACAGTTGAGGTGCCAGAGTCAATAGCACCTTTTATAAAAGACTACGATGCTGTGCTTCTTTCAAACCATGGCGTTTTGACATACGACAAAGACTTGGAGATGGCATTTTACAAGCTTGAGATTGTTGAGTTCTGGGCGAAGACTTTATTTCTATCAAGCCAGATAGGCACACCGCAGGTTCTGAGCCATGAGGAGATTCAAAAGGTTTTGAGCTTGAGAAAGAGCAAGTGA
- a CDS encoding cobalamin B12-binding domain-containing protein produces MEILNEISQLIQKGNAKLAPEKVKEALSSGISAETILNDALIQAMSVVGEKFKNNEIYVPEVLIAARAMKAALEVLKPILTETGVKPIGKVVIGTVKGDLHDIGKNLVAMMMTGAGLEVIDLGVDVAPEKFCEAVKSYNPQIVAMSALLTTTMPNMKATIEKLQEQGLRDKVKVIVGGAPVTESFAKSIGADGYAPDAASAAELAKKFVQGAA; encoded by the coding sequence ATGGAGATTCTAAACGAAATATCACAGCTTATCCAAAAAGGAAACGCAAAACTTGCACCTGAAAAGGTAAAGGAAGCTTTATCTTCCGGAATTTCTGCTGAGACAATCTTAAACGATGCACTCATTCAGGCAATGTCTGTTGTCGGTGAGAAGTTCAAAAACAATGAGATTTACGTACCAGAGGTGTTGATTGCAGCGCGTGCAATGAAAGCTGCGCTGGAAGTATTAAAACCAATCCTGACAGAGACAGGTGTAAAACCAATCGGCAAGGTTGTAATTGGAACTGTAAAAGGCGATTTGCACGATATTGGCAAGAACTTGGTTGCTATGATGATGACAGGTGCAGGACTGGAAGTAATCGACCTTGGAGTGGATGTTGCACCTGAAAAGTTCTGCGAGGCTGTAAAAAGCTACAATCCACAGATTGTTGCAATGTCAGCACTGCTTACAACAACCATGCCAAACATGAAAGCAACAATTGAAAAGCTGCAAGAACAAGGGCTGCGCGATAAGGTAAAGGTGATAGTTGGTGGTGCGCCTGTGACAGAGAGCTTTGCAAAAAGCATTGGTGCTGACGGGTATGCACCTGACGCGGCATCTGCTGCTGAGCTTGCGAAAAAGTTTGTCCAGGGTGCTGCGTAA
- a CDS encoding Gfo/Idh/MocA family protein — translation MTKTKVAIVGCGNIAPVYLKNLKRFGIFEIVACSDVDLQRAKALASEFSVEKVVEPDKVYDLDVDIIVNLTPPQNHYSINKRVLESGKHLYSEKPLSSEVDEAKEILELAENKGLMVGCAPDTFLGANIQTAKKLIHDGWIGKPFAANCFIMYGGPEKWHPNPHFIFKKYLGPLFDIGPYCLTALVFLLGSVKKVSGMGMITYKERLITSEPHRGEMIEVEMPTYVTANLLFDKGIIGNVTVSYDVPATNLRGIEIYGEEGTLIVPDPNFFDYGRVLLRRHDEQEFKEVPVINPFNYDNLRGLGILDMALAIKMGTPLRVSGSLAFHVLETLHAVYTSLQEERFVDVESKAPDVPLLDMKLLREVLYI, via the coding sequence ATGACAAAAACTAAGGTGGCGATAGTAGGTTGTGGTAACATCGCGCCTGTGTATCTTAAAAACCTAAAAAGGTTTGGAATATTTGAGATTGTGGCATGCTCAGATGTAGATTTACAAAGGGCAAAAGCACTGGCGTCAGAGTTTTCAGTAGAAAAAGTTGTTGAGCCAGACAAGGTGTACGATTTAGATGTAGATATAATTGTCAACCTCACACCCCCTCAGAATCACTATAGCATCAACAAAAGGGTGCTTGAAAGTGGCAAACACTTGTATAGTGAAAAACCTCTTTCTTCTGAGGTAGATGAGGCAAAAGAAATTTTGGAGTTAGCAGAAAATAAAGGCTTGATGGTTGGATGTGCACCTGATACATTCCTTGGTGCAAACATCCAGACGGCAAAAAAGCTTATCCATGATGGATGGATAGGAAAACCTTTTGCAGCAAACTGCTTTATAATGTATGGTGGGCCGGAAAAGTGGCATCCAAATCCACATTTTATTTTCAAAAAATACTTAGGACCGCTTTTTGATATCGGGCCTTATTGTTTAACAGCTCTTGTGTTTTTACTTGGTTCTGTCAAAAAAGTATCTGGTATGGGCATGATAACATACAAAGAAAGGCTTATAACTTCTGAGCCCCACAGGGGAGAAATGATTGAGGTTGAAATGCCAACATATGTGACAGCAAACCTTCTTTTTGACAAAGGTATTATAGGAAATGTCACTGTGTCTTATGATGTGCCGGCAACAAACCTCCGTGGGATTGAAATATATGGTGAAGAAGGCACATTAATTGTTCCAGACCCAAACTTCTTTGACTATGGCAGAGTGCTTTTGAGAAGACATGATGAGCAGGAGTTTAAAGAAGTGCCTGTGATAAACCCATTCAATTACGACAATTTAAGAGGTTTGGGAATACTTGACATGGCGCTTGCAATCAAGATGGGGACGCCGCTTAGGGTATCCGGAAGCTTAGCCTTTCATGTTTTAGAAACTCTTCATGCAGTATATACTTCTTTGCAGGAAGAAAGGTTTGTGGATGTAGAAAGCAAAGCACCTGATGTGCCTCTTTTGGATATGAAGCTTTTGAGAGAGGTTTTGTATATATAA
- a CDS encoding alpha-L-rhamnosidase, with translation MLDLEKLKNPDSFYRCAPFWSWNDNLKEEELLRQITEMHQKGYGGFFMHSRVGLVTEYLSEEWLSLVKKCIEHAKKLNMLAWLYDEDKWPSGFAGGAVALKNPSYRHKFLVLLKEDQIEQDDEVLSGFVHGGEKYIVAKRTMKLGDKWFNGSCYVDLLSKEVTQEFINLTHEKYKKYCKEYFGNAMPGIFTDEPTYLRVHYKDIPTLPWTEKLPERFLQEKGYDIKDHFEELFFNVGNYHKVRFDFFDVALEMFIENFTIPYAKWCEENGIMMTGHYMAEDTMRGQIEWIGAAMPHYEYMQFPGVDKLARHLEQTVTMKQVSSVAEQLGKKGVLCETFGTTGQHVSFLHRKWISDWQAVLGITYINPHLSLYSMRGERKRDYPPNLFYQQPWWEDEKFFADYLARISYIAGLGKRDVDVLLLHPISSAWAEYSKFDDSVDKLDILLDKTVKELIANKVDFHFGDEIILSKYAQVENGKIKVGSYSYKVVVLPPFTNLRKTTLELLQNFINTGGKVVALKDFMFSRFELCMIDGSKGDIPLKEKFINASDLNELINILKEEVSNYIEVIDKKTGQNAKKIILQSRKLNDGDRIIFLANTDLQREAEITIKIPTDKNVFVADLIDFGVFKISTLRRENGYALIDVTMYPASSLCLLVSDKELSQNTKNVISGVVFDNSFEYKTGSCEFDIELKNYNVLLLDRIKYEVDRKVVFEDCYVSQVWHNHFYNLPEGTPFKATYYFEVEKVPSKLFVAIECAENLDIILVNNQHVKFERKSESFSPDQNFLDVNIGKIDITSFVKEGKNEIVLSGRKSNNITAPGCHERVKDPKNHRPTEVEAIYLVGNFSLICVDETRFIITEPKKPCHFDITKDGYPFYVGSVSLKSSFEITKENSKRFYIKLNNVNASIAKVFVNRKKASTLFSQPFLADITEYVIDGKNELEIVLTNTLFNLVEANHKADVLDELYRRPQSFIDFENFTSRYMLLPFGLGSYSILTSEV, from the coding sequence ATGCTTGATTTAGAAAAACTCAAAAACCCAGATAGTTTTTACAGGTGCGCACCTTTCTGGAGCTGGAATGACAACCTAAAAGAAGAGGAGCTTTTGCGCCAGATAACCGAAATGCACCAAAAAGGTTATGGTGGTTTTTTCATGCACTCAAGGGTTGGGCTTGTAACAGAGTATCTGTCTGAAGAGTGGCTAAGTCTTGTCAAAAAATGTATAGAGCATGCAAAAAAGCTAAACATGCTTGCATGGCTTTATGATGAGGACAAATGGCCGTCTGGGTTTGCTGGAGGTGCTGTGGCTCTTAAAAATCCCTCATACAGGCACAAGTTTTTAGTTCTTTTGAAAGAGGACCAGATAGAACAAGATGATGAGGTTTTATCTGGGTTTGTTCATGGAGGCGAAAAGTACATTGTTGCAAAGCGCACAATGAAGCTTGGTGACAAGTGGTTCAACGGAAGTTGCTATGTCGACCTTCTTTCAAAAGAGGTAACTCAGGAGTTTATAAATCTTACGCACGAGAAATACAAAAAGTATTGCAAAGAGTATTTTGGTAATGCAATGCCGGGAATATTTACTGATGAGCCAACATATTTAAGAGTCCACTACAAAGATATCCCTACCTTGCCATGGACAGAAAAGCTGCCAGAGAGGTTCTTGCAGGAAAAAGGGTATGATATAAAAGACCACTTTGAAGAGCTTTTCTTCAATGTTGGAAACTACCACAAAGTCAGATTTGACTTTTTTGATGTTGCGCTTGAAATGTTCATAGAAAACTTTACCATTCCTTATGCAAAGTGGTGCGAAGAAAATGGTATTATGATGACAGGGCATTACATGGCAGAAGATACAATGCGTGGCCAGATTGAATGGATAGGCGCTGCAATGCCCCATTATGAGTACATGCAGTTTCCCGGGGTTGACAAACTCGCAAGACATTTAGAACAGACAGTTACAATGAAACAGGTATCATCAGTTGCAGAGCAGCTTGGCAAAAAAGGAGTGCTGTGTGAAACCTTTGGAACAACAGGTCAGCATGTGAGTTTTCTTCACAGAAAATGGATATCAGACTGGCAGGCAGTGCTTGGCATAACATACATAAACCCGCATCTTAGCCTGTATTCCATGAGAGGCGAGAGAAAAAGAGACTATCCACCAAACCTTTTTTACCAGCAGCCATGGTGGGAGGATGAAAAGTTCTTTGCAGACTATCTTGCAAGGATTTCGTACATAGCAGGGCTTGGCAAAAGAGATGTTGATGTACTCTTACTTCATCCAATCTCATCTGCCTGGGCAGAGTATTCTAAGTTTGATGACAGTGTGGACAAGCTGGATATTCTGCTTGATAAAACAGTAAAAGAGCTCATAGCAAACAAGGTTGACTTTCATTTTGGCGATGAGATAATCCTATCAAAGTATGCACAGGTTGAAAATGGCAAAATTAAGGTTGGTAGTTATAGCTACAAAGTGGTTGTCTTGCCACCTTTTACAAACTTGAGGAAGACAACACTTGAGCTTTTGCAAAACTTTATAAATACTGGCGGCAAGGTAGTTGCACTTAAAGATTTCATGTTTTCAAGATTTGAACTTTGCATGATAGACGGCAGCAAGGGCGACATTCCTTTAAAGGAAAAATTCATAAATGCTTCAGATTTAAACGAGCTTATTAATATCTTAAAAGAAGAGGTTTCAAACTACATTGAAGTAATTGACAAAAAGACAGGTCAAAACGCTAAAAAAATCATACTTCAGAGCAGAAAGCTAAATGATGGAGACAGAATAATATTTTTGGCAAACACAGACCTTCAAAGAGAAGCAGAAATCACAATAAAAATTCCTACTGACAAAAATGTTTTTGTCGCAGACCTTATAGATTTTGGTGTGTTCAAGATTTCAACATTGAGAAGAGAAAATGGTTATGCCTTAATTGATGTAACAATGTACCCTGCATCAAGTTTGTGTCTTTTGGTGTCTGACAAAGAGCTTTCACAGAACACAAAAAATGTCATTTCAGGCGTTGTATTTGACAATAGTTTTGAGTACAAAACAGGCAGCTGCGAGTTTGACATAGAGCTTAAAAACTACAATGTACTTTTACTTGATAGAATAAAATATGAGGTTGACCGAAAGGTAGTATTTGAAGATTGTTATGTTTCCCAGGTTTGGCACAATCATTTTTATAATCTCCCGGAAGGAACACCTTTCAAAGCCACATACTATTTTGAGGTTGAAAAAGTGCCGTCGAAACTTTTTGTGGCAATCGAGTGTGCAGAGAATCTTGATATAATTCTTGTAAACAATCAGCATGTCAAATTTGAAAGAAAAAGCGAAAGTTTTTCACCCGACCAAAACTTTTTGGATGTGAACATTGGCAAAATTGATATTACATCTTTTGTCAAAGAAGGCAAAAACGAAATAGTACTCAGTGGCAGAAAGTCAAACAATATTACAGCCCCAGGCTGCCATGAGAGGGTAAAAGACCCAAAAAACCACAGACCAACTGAGGTTGAAGCTATTTATCTTGTAGGAAACTTTTCTCTTATCTGTGTTGATGAGACAAGATTTATTATAACTGAGCCGAAAAAACCATGTCATTTTGATATAACAAAAGACGGGTATCCTTTTTATGTTGGCTCAGTAAGCTTAAAAAGTTCTTTTGAGATTACAAAAGAAAATTCAAAAAGATTTTATATAAAACTCAATAACGTGAACGCATCAATTGCCAAAGTGTTTGTAAACCGCAAGAAAGCATCCACTCTCTTTTCCCAGCCGTTTTTAGCTGACATAACAGAGTATGTAATTGATGGCAAAAATGAGCTTGAGATAGTTTTAACAAACACACTTTTTAACCTCGTAGAAGCAAACCACAAAGCAGACGTGTTGGATGAACTGTACAGACGTCCACAGAGTTTTATTGACTTTGAAAATTTCACCTCACGCTATATGCTCTTGCCATTTGGCCTTGGAAGTTATAGTATATTAACATCTGAAGTTTAA
- a CDS encoding MarR family winged helix-turn-helix transcriptional regulator — protein MENECEEKLIYEILRTIRRKLNNRLKSEELFDCHESLTFAEQQVIMVLSENSQPMTMKDIASELGISPSTLTGIVDKLVEKGIVKREPDPQDRRKIQVFLTEEGKNIVEKVNEFRTRVLEPILKNLSPEEINLLKKIIQKINEVL, from the coding sequence ATGGAAAATGAATGTGAAGAGAAACTGATTTATGAGATACTTAGGACAATTAGAAGAAAGCTAAATAACAGACTCAAGAGTGAAGAACTTTTTGACTGTCACGAAAGCTTAACGTTTGCTGAACAGCAGGTAATAATGGTTTTAAGCGAAAACTCCCAGCCTATGACTATGAAGGATATTGCATCAGAGCTTGGTATCTCCCCTTCTACTTTGACAGGGATTGTAGACAAGCTTGTTGAAAAAGGAATTGTAAAAAGAGAACCAGATCCTCAAGATAGAAGAAAGATACAAGTTTTTCTTACAGAGGAAGGTAAAAATATAGTTGAAAAAGTAAATGAATTCAGAACAAGAGTTTTAGAGCCTATACTAAAAAATTTATCTCCTGAAGAAATAAACTTGCTCAAAAAGATTATCCAAAAAATTAACGAAGTACTTTAA
- a CDS encoding nucleoside recognition domain-containing protein encodes MSAFWIFLILFSILVQIIDSDIGRITIILFSAPKSALEIFITIACSIILWSGFLKLAQDSGLIKILERFLKPFLRLLFKTKNEEAFKWMSTNIIANLLGLGNAATPAGIKAMEELSKENNNYFASSDMILFVILNTCSIQLIPTTMIMLRHEYGSKDPAIVVFPILFVSLIGLFFGIVACKILSRVRR; translated from the coding sequence TTGAGTGCATTTTGGATATTTTTGATTTTGTTTTCGATTTTAGTACAAATAATCGATAGCGATATTGGCAGAATAACTATTATATTATTTTCTGCTCCAAAATCTGCTCTTGAAATTTTTATAACAATAGCATGTTCTATAATCCTCTGGTCAGGATTTTTGAAACTTGCTCAAGACTCAGGCTTAATTAAAATATTAGAAAGATTTTTAAAGCCGTTTTTGAGGCTTCTTTTTAAAACAAAAAATGAAGAAGCATTTAAGTGGATGTCAACAAATATTATTGCAAACCTTCTTGGGCTTGGAAATGCTGCAACACCAGCAGGAATTAAAGCAATGGAAGAACTTTCAAAAGAAAATAATAACTACTTTGCATCAAGCGACATGATTTTGTTTGTGATATTAAACACATGCTCAATCCAGCTTATCCCAACAACAATGATTATGCTGAGGCATGAATATGGCTCAAAAGACCCAGCCATTGTAGTCTTTCCAATTCTTTTTGTATCACTCATTGGACTTTTCTTTGGGATAGTAGCATGTAAAATCCTGTCAAGGGTGAGAAGATGA
- a CDS encoding efflux RND transporter periplasmic adaptor subunit: MKRSLKGVIATVLILAIAVLIVYVISAKNKQTLSAVEVKTAKVEKGDIVSLFSTNGDVESKSKQDYYILSPTKVLKVYVELGNKVKKGDKLLELETQDLTLQYKIAQKQLEMAKLQLESLKKLKEKTSSQSTNSLNSQGISGFSQALPSTVTNSSISQNQSSQQLKSSLGGANLPLSSNAQQSSSQLSIPASSSGQLQSSSSLSNIDDQIKLQQKQVEIAELNLKSIKQSMNKQQRYITAGIDGIVTVINAKEGNYFASTQLPAIVVEDPDNLQIVLNVNQYDAVNLKEGQKAYVHFGNKIFDGIVRQVAPAATKVLTQTGSENVVKAYVDILNNDGTIKSGFNVDVDIKIGEKKDVVKVPSEAIVTDKNGKSYVYVVENGVAKQREVKPGLSSDLETEVLDGVSVGEEVILNPNSSIQDGTKVKVKGSEKDD, from the coding sequence ATGAAAAGATCTTTAAAAGGAGTAATTGCTACAGTTTTAATCTTAGCGATTGCAGTGCTTATTGTGTATGTAATTTCTGCAAAGAACAAACAAACTTTATCTGCCGTTGAAGTCAAAACTGCAAAAGTAGAAAAAGGTGATATTGTATCACTTTTCTCAACAAACGGCGATGTTGAGTCAAAGTCAAAACAGGACTACTACATCCTCTCACCTACAAAGGTTTTAAAGGTATATGTTGAGCTTGGCAACAAGGTTAAAAAAGGAGATAAACTTTTAGAGCTTGAAACTCAGGATTTGACTTTGCAGTACAAAATTGCTCAAAAACAGCTTGAGATGGCAAAGCTGCAACTTGAATCATTAAAGAAATTAAAAGAAAAAACTTCAAGCCAGAGTACAAATAGTTTAAATAGTCAAGGAATTTCTGGATTTTCTCAGGCACTTCCAAGTACTGTTACAAATTCTTCAATTAGTCAAAATCAATCTTCACAGCAATTAAAATCCTCCTTAGGCGGGGCAAATTTACCTCTATCTTCAAATGCACAACAGTCTTCTTCACAACTTAGTATACCAGCATCCTCAAGCGGCCAACTTCAGTCCTCTTCAAGCCTCAGTAATATTGACGACCAGATAAAGCTCCAGCAAAAGCAGGTTGAAATTGCAGAGCTCAATCTAAAAAGTATTAAGCAGTCAATGAATAAACAGCAAAGGTATATAACGGCAGGAATTGATGGAATTGTGACTGTTATAAATGCAAAAGAAGGGAATTATTTTGCTTCTACCCAGCTTCCTGCTATTGTGGTTGAAGACCCTGATAATCTTCAAATTGTTCTGAACGTTAATCAGTACGATGCTGTAAACTTAAAAGAAGGACAAAAAGCTTATGTACATTTTGGTAACAAGATATTCGATGGCATTGTCAGACAGGTTGCACCTGCTGCAACAAAAGTCTTAACACAAACAGGCTCTGAAAATGTTGTAAAAGCGTATGTTGACATCTTGAACAACGATGGGACAATCAAATCTGGCTTTAATGTAGATGTGGATATAAAGATTGGCGAAAAGAAGGATGTTGTAAAAGTACCATCAGAGGCAATTGTCACAGATAAAAACGGTAAAAGCTATGTGTATGTTGTTGAAAACGGAGTGGCAAAACAAAGAGAGGTAAAGCCTGGACTTTCTTCTGATTTAGAAACTGAAGTTTTAGATGGTGTAAGTGTTGGTGAAGAGGTAATCTTAAATCCAAATAGCTCAATACAAGATGGTACAAAAGTCAAGGTAAAAGGGAGCGAAAAAGATGATTGA